The proteins below are encoded in one region of Acidobacteriota bacterium:
- a CDS encoding MerR family transcriptional regulator: protein MSRSKRKPAEEIVIPEKLFFRIGEVSRLCSLPAYVLRFWETEFPQLKPSKSNTGQRLYRRKDVENIVRVKKLLYEEGYTINGARQFIKAESKRDRSQTALPFAPVASNGTDLRSIKQGLRDVLGILSAKR from the coding sequence ATCTCTCGAAGCAAGCGAAAGCCAGCGGAAGAGATCGTGATCCCGGAAAAGCTTTTCTTCCGCATCGGTGAAGTATCCAGGCTCTGCTCTTTACCTGCCTATGTGCTGCGCTTCTGGGAGACGGAATTCCCTCAGCTCAAGCCGAGTAAAAGCAATACCGGCCAGCGCCTCTACCGTCGCAAGGACGTCGAGAATATCGTGCGCGTAAAAAAGCTTCTCTACGAAGAGGGCTACACGATCAACGGCGCACGTCAGTTCATCAAGGCTGAATCCAAGCGCGACCGCTCCCAAACAGCGCTACCATTCGCGCCAGTGGCCTCGAACGGCACTGATCTGCGCAGCATCAAACAAGGACTGCGCGACGTGTTGGGCATTCTCTCCGCTAAAAGATAG
- a CDS encoding 5-oxoprolinase → MVNDPFAGGTHLPDITLVAPVYVDRDRTENSQRLNLREKSFKEGHDFSRAVQEKKIKLMSKSLLVPQVDTAKAVLLPKSRKPDFYVASRAHHADVGGAAAGSMGLSREIYQEGLRIPPVFLVRSGTMQRDVLQMVLANVRTPEEREGDLGAQIAACNTGARRLQEVCDRYGLSRMHRASEELQDYAEQMTRSLLEGVPPGTYSAEDFLDNDGISDRPVRVIVKIRIEKRNRRSSQPLVTIDFSGSDPQVEGSINAVEAITYSACFYVFRCLLAEDVPAAAGIMRPIRVIAPEGTVINARPPAAVAGGNVEMSQRIVDTLFRALARAMPERIPAASSGTMNNLTIGGLFPPGHARAGEPFAYYETIAGGMGARPTQDGISGVHTHMTNSLNTPAEALEYAYPFRVTRYSLRPNSGGIGKQRGGDGIVRELELLCDADVTLLADRRVRGPYGLGGGKDGMPGRNAVVKSDGTEIPIPPKGSVRLRRGDKIRIESPGGGGWGES, encoded by the coding sequence ATGGTGAACGATCCGTTCGCCGGCGGCACGCACCTGCCGGACATCACGTTAGTGGCTCCTGTGTATGTCGACCGCGATCGAACGGAAAACTCTCAGCGGCTAAATCTTCGTGAAAAAAGCTTTAAGGAGGGCCACGACTTCAGTCGTGCCGTGCAAGAAAAAAAAATCAAGCTAATGTCTAAGAGTCTTCTTGTGCCTCAAGTCGACACCGCTAAAGCCGTGCTTCTTCCTAAATCAAGGAAGCCTGATTTCTATGTTGCTTCCCGAGCTCACCACGCTGATGTGGGCGGGGCAGCGGCCGGTTCCATGGGACTCTCGCGTGAAATCTATCAGGAGGGATTACGCATTCCTCCGGTTTTTCTCGTGCGCAGCGGGACGATGCAGCGCGATGTTCTGCAGATGGTTCTGGCCAATGTGCGTACGCCCGAGGAGCGTGAAGGAGATTTAGGCGCGCAGATCGCCGCCTGCAACACCGGAGCACGACGCCTGCAGGAAGTTTGCGATCGTTATGGCTTGTCGCGCATGCATCGGGCAAGCGAGGAACTGCAGGATTACGCTGAACAGATGACCCGATCGCTGCTGGAGGGAGTCCCTCCCGGCACGTATTCGGCAGAGGATTTTCTCGACAACGATGGCATCAGCGATCGGCCAGTTCGCGTTATTGTGAAAATTCGCATCGAGAAGCGAAACCGACGAAGCTCGCAACCGTTGGTCACGATTGACTTCAGTGGCAGCGATCCTCAAGTTGAAGGCAGTATCAACGCTGTCGAAGCGATCACTTACTCCGCGTGCTTCTATGTCTTTCGTTGTCTGCTGGCTGAGGATGTTCCCGCAGCGGCTGGCATCATGCGTCCGATCCGCGTGATTGCGCCGGAAGGGACTGTGATAAATGCGCGTCCTCCCGCTGCGGTAGCGGGAGGCAATGTTGAGATGTCCCAGCGCATTGTGGACACACTTTTTCGCGCGCTTGCCCGAGCAATGCCGGAGCGCATTCCTGCTGCATCGTCGGGGACGATGAATAATCTCACCATCGGCGGGCTCTTCCCTCCTGGCCACGCTCGCGCAGGCGAGCCCTTTGCTTATTACGAGACGATCGCCGGCGGAATGGGTGCGCGGCCCACACAAGATGGAATCTCAGGTGTGCACACGCACATGACAAACTCGCTGAACACTCCCGCGGAAGCGCTCGAGTATGCATATCCATTTCGAGTGACTCGGTACTCCCTCCGTCCAAATAGTGGAGGCATTGGAAAGCAGCGCGGCGGCGATGGCATTGTGCGCGAGCTGGAGCTGCTGTGCGATGCCGATGTCACGTTGCTTGCAGATCGACGGGTGCGTGGCCCTTACGGTCTTGGTGGTGGAAAGGATGGCATGCCGGGACGCAATGCTGTTGTTAAGAGTGACGGAACCGAGATTCCGATCCCGCCAAAGGGGAGTGTTCGTCTACGCAGAGGCGACAAGATCAGGATTGAATCCCCGGGTGGCGGTGGTTGGGGCGAGAGTTGA